Below is a window of Tolypothrix bouteillei VB521301 DNA.
CCGTTTTAACAACGTAAATTACGCTGGCATCAACACTAACAACTTTGCTGAAGAAGAATTACTTGAGGTCGAAGCTCCTAAGGCTAAGGCGAAAAAGTAACAGCTACTTGCCAGCTATGATGGGGTAAAGGGGGACAAGGGGACAAGGTGGACAAGGAAGACAAGGAGAAAATTTCTACTTTGTCTACCCCCTCTCCCTTGTCTCTCTTTTCTCCCTCTACCCCTTCCCCCTGCTCTCCTTAAGGCTTACCAAACAGATGCCCGAATTGCCTGAAGTTGAAACAGTCCGACGGGGCTTAAATCAATTGACTCTAAACCAAAAAATAACGGGTGGAGATGTGCTCCTTCATAAGACAATTGCTTACCCGTTCTCAGCAGAAGAATTTTTAACGGCAATTCAAGACAGTACGATCGCAACTTGGCATCGTCGCGGGAAATACTTACTAGCGGAACTCACCTGCTCCAGAAGGGACAAAGAAGAAAATTCTACTACCTCTTCTCCTGGCTGGCTGGGAGTCCATTTACGAATGACCGGTCAGCTATTGTGGCTGCATCGAGATGAACCATTGCACAAGCACGCAAGAGTCAGATTGTTTTTTCAGGGCGATCGCGAACTGCGTTTTGTAGACCAGCGTACCTTTGGTCAAATGTGGTGGGTACCTCCAGGTCAAGCACCAGAAAGCATCATCACTGGTTTAGCAAAACTAGCAATAGACCCCTTTTCTCCTGACTTTACTGTAGATTATCTAGCAGGCAAACTCAAAAATCGTCACCGCCCCATCAAAACAGCACTCCTCGATCAATCAGTCGTCGCAGGGCTAGGTAACATCTACGCAGATGAAGCTTTATTTTCCAGTCGAATACTTCCAGACACCTTATGTACGGATTTGCAGCGAGAGCAAATCGAACAGTTGCGCTTGTGCATCATTCAAGTCTTAGAAACCAGTATTGAAGCAGGTGGTACAACTTTTAGTAACTTCCTAAATGTCAAAGGCATTAACGGTAACTACGGTGGTGTTGCGTGGGTATACAACCGCACTGGAGAGCCTTGTCGGGTTTGCGGTACTGCAATTCTACGGACAAGATTAGCTGGTCGTTCAAGTCATTATTGTTCCTACTGTCAAAAATAATTCCAACTTGAAACAAGAATGCGACAGGTCGTTGGGTGAAATTGAGCCACAGCAAGGTTTTCTCAATGCAAAATCTCAAATCAAAACTCCAACACAGCTTTCTCAATCCAAGATCCGAAATCTAAAATCCAAAACCCTATAAGTTATTCAAAATTCAAAATTTCAGATATTGCAATCCAATTGCCAGCAACTTAATGTATAAAAATTAAAAGTACACTCAACCAATACCATGTAACCAAAAATCTCAAAATCTCGATAAATGACGAAGATTGCAGATAATTCTTGAAATTTATCTGCGTACATCTGCGACAGTTTGCAGTTTAAATTTTATCTTTACAGAATAAAAACTAGGCACGAGTTAAAATCCTTAATAAAACAGTGTACAAACTCAAGAGGATTCCTCATGGCTGTCAAAAAAGGAGACATGGTTCGTGCTGTCCGCGAAAAATTGGAAAACAGTTTAGAAGCACAAGCCAGTGACACGCGCTTTCCTTCCTACTTATTTGAAACCAAGGGAGAAGTCGTCGATCTCAAAGGTGACTATGCCTTGGTGAAATTTGGGAAAGTGCCAACACCCAACATTTGGTTGCGTCTGGATCAACTTGAGGACTTTAAGTAAAGCTATCAGCATCAGCTAGCAGTACATCACTGCTAGCTCGTTGCTGGTGGCTGTGCATCAACCACTAGCAAAAATACCTTAACTATGATGAGCAATTCCCCTTCCTTCTCAAAGATATGTTGTTCGCCTCGCGTCACCGTTATCGGTGCAGGTAAAGTTGGGAGTACCCTAGCCCAACGTATTGCAGAAAAAAATCTGGCAGATGTTGTCTTGCTAGATATCGTCTCAGGAATGCCTCAAGGATTAGCACTAGATTTGATGGAGGCAAGGGGAATTGAACTCCACAACCGACAGATTATTGGCACAAATGACTATGCCGATACTGCTGAGTCTGATGTTGTTGTTATCACGGCAGGTTTTCCCCGCAAACCGGGTATGACTCGAGATGACTTGTTGCTAACAAATGCGAAGATTGTCGTGGAAGCAGCTCAAAAAGCACTTGTGTACTCTCCCCACGCAATATACATAGTTGTGACAAATCCCTTAGATGTGATGGCTTATTTGGCATGGCAAGCAACTGGATTGCCCCGCGATCGCATTTTGGGTATGGCTGGTATCTTAGATTCATCTCGCTTTCAAGCCTTCATTGCTATGGAGTTAGGTGTTTGTCAGCAAGATGTCAAAGCAATGGTTTTGGGGAGTCATGGGGACTTGATGGTTCCTTTTCCCCGTTACTCTACCGTCAACGGCATTCCTATTACAGAATTGTTAGATACAGATACAATTAGACGGTTGGTAGAACGAACCCGTAACGGTGGTGCGGAAATTGTCCAACTCATGCAAACAGGTGGAGCTTTTTTTGCGCCAGCTTCTTCTACCAGCATCATGATCGAATCAATACTGCTCAATCAATCGCGCTTGTTACCAGCTGCGGCATATCTTGAGGGCGAATATAGTTTAAAAGATATTTTTATTGGCGTTCCCTGTCGCTTGGGGCGTAATGGGCTTGAAAGCATCGTAGAGCTGCACTTGACTGATGAAGAAATCAGCGCTTTACACGCTTCCGCACAAGCTGTACGCAAACAAATTGATAGAGCACAAGAGATCTTTGCTGGCGTGAGGAGATAAGGGCTAATTATTGTTACGGAGTTTCCGATCGTACTCAACTTTACCGTAATCTAATTTAACAATCCGATCGGCTAGGTTAAAATAGCGGTCGTCATGAGTGATAACTACTACAGCTTTTCCTTGGTTTTTTAATTCTGGCAAAAGTTGGGTGTAAAAAATCTTTTTGAACAAGGGGTCTTGATCGGAAGCCCATTCATCAAAAACGTAAATTGCCCGATTTTCAAGATAAGCTGTCAACAGAGCAAGACGTTTCCGCTGTCCTTGAGATAGTGCAGTCGTCGAAAAGGCACCATTGTTGACTTTCACTTTATGGTCAAGTTGAAGTTTTTCCAAATATTCTTGGGTTTGCCGATCGCGACTGCCATTATCTAGACCTAAAAGGCGATCGAATAAGTAAAAATCAGAGAAAATTACTGAAAATTGCTGGCGATACCAATCTCGGTTAGCATCAGTGATGGGTTTACCATCAAAATCAATGCTACCTGTTTCAGGTGCGTATAATCCTGTCAGTAATTTTACTAACGTAGATTTACCACTCCCATTGCCTCCCACAACAAACACTAGTTCTCCTGGGTGTAAAGTCAAGTCAATAGGTCCTAGGGTAAAGTGACTGTCTTCTCGTTCTCCTCGATAGCCATGGGAGACGCCAATGAGTTGTAGCGAATTCCATTTAGGTTCGTGAACTGATGAAATTGCTATTTCAGATTCTGTTGTTTGAGCAACCAACGACAGCCCCAAAGAATTAATATTTTCCAGAGCAATATTAGCTCGGAGTAAATCGGGCAAAATATTGAGTAAGGCGCGTACTGGTGTCAGCATGAAAACAATTGTCAGAGCATAACCCGAACGAACAGAAGTTGGAATCGCAAACACAAGAGGCACAATAAAGAGAAGCAACCCAATCAAAATGAAGAGAGCTACCAACCCCCAAGTTCCTCCAATAGCAAATAAATTCATCGCTCTGATTCTATAGCGCCGAAACTGTTCTGCTGTTGTTTGTAAATCCTCATTCAGAAACGCCTGTCGTCTTTGCTGGTGCAACTTGAGTTCTTTGATTCCCTCCGTTACAGTTCGGAAATGCTGAAAGAGATTATCCTGCTCTTTGCGAGCGTATTTGAGGAAATGCCTGCCTTGATAAATGAGATACTGATTGGAAATAATGCCTATTGGCATAAGAATCAGAGTCAGGCAAAACAATGGTAATGACAACCAACTCAAGTAAGCAAAACAACCTAGTAGCAAAGCGGATTGAACGCAGAGTAGAGAGATAGGAACAGAAGCCTCTGCGATCGCCTGAAGATCCTGCGTTAGTGCTGCTAGTAACCGAGGTATACCAATCTCCTCTACTTGACGCAATGAACAAGCCAAAATACGACGAGTCAAAAGTAATCGCAGCTCGTAGATAACCTGTTCTACTAATTGACTGATAAAAATTTGAGACACTGTTGTTGCAATCAGAAGCAAGCCGCAAAGCCCTAGGAAGCTAATAGCAAGAGCAATCTTTGAGAGATTTGTTCCTTGAAGAGTCAAGTTGATGAGTGCAATCAACCCTGTAGTACTCAAACCACTGAGTAACCCGGCAAACACTGAAAAAACAATATTTTGCCACGAGGTCTTTAGTAAAAGACGAATTAGGTTCATGATGAAGATAAATGCTCTTTAGCACGGAAATATCGAAACTAGTTTTAGTTAAATTTTTACTTGTTATATCAGAGCAATATTGAGTTCCGATTCACCTGAATGGATGATAATGACAACCATTAGAACGATGTACCAATCCTAAATAAACGTGAGTTCAATGAAGAAACGTAAAATATTTCTATTGACGCTGTTAGTTGCAGTCGCGATCGCAGTTACCACCACAATCGGTCAAAGCAAGTTTCTGCATGCAGCCCCGTCAGTTGGCAAAGAAACATTAACAATGATTACTTCCCCTGACTACCCACCTTATGAGTATTACGATACCAAGGGTGGTGAAAGGAAAATTGTTGGCTTTGATATTGATGTTGCTAACACAATTGCCAAAGAACTTGGGTTTAAGCTGCGGGTAATGGAGTCGGACTTTAATGGTTTAATTCCCGCCGTTCAAGCAAAACGGGCTGACTTTGTTATGGCTGGAATGACACCTACCCCAGAACGCCGAAAAAATGTTGATTTTTCTATTATCTATTACGAAGCAAAAGATACCATTGTTGCTCCTAAAGGGAGCAATTTAACTAAACCAGAAGACTTATCTAATAAAACAGTAGGCGTTCAACTTGGAACCATCCAAGAGCAAAATGCTAAGAAAATTTCTCAAAAAGTTCTCAATATAAAATTAAAGCAACTCAACAAAGTTCCTGAAGCCATTCAAGAAATTAAATCAAAACGAATTGATGCAGCAATTGTTGAAGATACTGTTGCCAAAGGATTTGCTCAATCTAATCCAGATTTAGAGTTTCATGTCATTCCTTCAGCCGCCGAGGAAACAGGTTCTGCTATTGCCTTCCCAAAAGGTTCTCCCCTCGTAGAACCTTTTAACAAAGTTCTTCAAAAAATGAAGGACAGTGGTGAATTGAAAAAATTGGCAACAAAGTGGTTTTCCTTAAATACAACTACAGAAGTTGCTTCCTCATCAACACCCACAACTTCACAGGGTTTAAATCTAGACTTTGGTAGAATCGCTCCAGATATTCCCTTTATTTTACAAGGGATACCCATTACTTTATTGTTTACTGTATTATCTGTATTCTTGGGTTTGATTTGGGGAACAGTACTCTCTTTGTTTAAGATTTCTGGGATAGAACCACTAGGCTGGTTTGCTAACGCTTATACCTCTATATTTAGAGGCACTCCACTGCTGTTACAGTTAGCATTGGTTTATTATGCAACACCCCAGCTGACTGGTTATGATATACCGGCATTGCAAGCAGGAGTGCTAACTTTTACCCTCAACTCTGGGGCTTATATGTCAGAAACTATTCGCGGTGGAATTCAAGCGGTTGATAAGGGACAGCGTGAAGCAGCAATGTCTATGGGTGTTCCTTATTGGCTGATGATGTGGGATGTTATTTTGCCTCAGGCTTTAAAAAACATTCTCCCTGCGTTGGTGAACGAAACAATAGGATTGTTGAAAGATTCTGCTTTGGTGTCAACTATTGGTGTGGTGGAAATCTTACGCAGTGCTCAAATTATCGGGGCTAATAAGTATATCTATTTTGAACCCCTGCTTTTTGCTGGCTTAATTTACTATGTTTTGGTTATGGGTTTAACTTTTGGCGCATCGGCACTTGAAAGGAGGTTAAGACGAAGTGAGTAACGCTGTTATTCGTACTGAATTTTTGTGTAAATCCTTTGGTAAACTCGACGTACTCAAAGATATTTCCACAGAAATTTATCAAGGTGAAGTAGTTGCTATCTTAGGTCCTTCTGGCTCGGGTAAGTCAACTTTTTTACGCTGCTTGAATTTGCTAGAACGCCCTACTAGAGGCAGAGTTTACTTCAATGAGTATGACATTACCATGCCAAAGGCAAATATCTCTAAAATTCGCCAACGCTTGGTGATGGTGTTTCAACACTTTAATCTTTTTCCTCACATGACAGTCCTGCAAAATGTTACCTACGCCCCAATTAAGGTTAAGGGGATTGACAAACAGGAGGCAAAAACTAAGGGGTTAGAATTACTGACTAAAGTAGGTTTGGCTGAAAAGGCAGATGTTTACCCTGCAAAACTTTCAGGGGGACAGAAACAACGCGTTGCGATCGCCCGCGCCCTAGCGATGGAACCGGAGATGATTCTGTTTGACGAACCCACTTCTGCTTTAGACCCGGAAATGGTGAAAGACGTACTCGACGTGATGAAAGGTTTGGCACAAACGGGTATAACTATGGCAATTGTGACTCATGAAATGGGTTTTGCTAGAGAAGTTGCTAACCGAATTTTGTTCCTTGACCGGGGATACTTGGCTGAAGATGCGACTCCTAGTGAATTTTTCCAGAATCCTCACTGCGATCGGGCTAAGCAATTTTTGGAAAAGATGCTTTAAGTACCACTTACTCGTGACTGGTGACTGGAGGATAGTCTATCTCTGTCACAAGTTATAATTTCCTAATTTTTCTCCTCTTCTTTACTATTCACTGTTTTCTGAATCATCCATGACTTTTTGCATATTTTTTAGATAACTATCACCATAACTTCATAGTCAATTGCTAAACTAATAACAGCAAACATTCAGTTTGCTCCTCACACCACACCGTGGCTCTCTTGTTTGTCAATGGCAAGAGGGCTTTTTTCTATGAGTATTGGGTCAACAAGCACAATGTTGTTAAGCATTTATACTTGCGGGGTGGCAGTCCTTGTCTGTCTTCTATCTACCCTTGCGAGACTTTTGACTCCTAAGAAAAGAAAAGAAAATTTACTTTACTTTATATTCAGAAAATGTAACTATGCCAGTGGTGGACTGTCGTGCCAAAATATAAGAAATATAATATTTTAAAATTTGACATCTATCTAAAGTAAGATAAATTAGTAGTAGACTTTATGACTTAAGATAAGAAACTTCCCAATCATCAAAAGGATATGATGACAGGGAAGTAAATGTATGTTGTTGTCCAACACTAGTGTTGTCATATACCGATAAAATCCTCGACTGCCTGTAGGTAGATCTTGTATAAAATAATTTTTTGAGCCTTGTGAGATCAACTCTACCAATGGCTGTTTTAAGCAGGCAATGGAACAGTGCAAGAATTTTGTATGAGGGAGGCTAGGTGCAGGAATTCGTGCAGTACTGGAGAGAGATCGTCTTTTCGCCACGCCACAACCATTTCTATTTCAAATGTCTCATCCTCTAACACTTTATAAACGACTCCTTTGCGCTGGAGGTTCTGCATGGAAGCAGGAACGATCGCAACACCTACCCCACCGGCGACTAAGCCCAAGACTGTTTGCAACCACACAGCTTCTTGGACGATATTGGGCGTAAAACCAGCAAGCTGACACAAGTTTATGACCTGGTTGTAAAAACCTTGTCTGGTGTGATGTACTGGCAAAATAAAAGATTCTCCTGCTAGTTTATTTAACGGAATTACACGATCTTTTGCCAATGGATGGGTGACGGGTAAAGCTACAATAACTGGCTCTTTTAACACGGATGTATAGTT
It encodes the following:
- the mdh gene encoding malate dehydrogenase, giving the protein MSNSPSFSKICCSPRVTVIGAGKVGSTLAQRIAEKNLADVVLLDIVSGMPQGLALDLMEARGIELHNRQIIGTNDYADTAESDVVVITAGFPRKPGMTRDDLLLTNAKIVVEAAQKALVYSPHAIYIVVTNPLDVMAYLAWQATGLPRDRILGMAGILDSSRFQAFIAMELGVCQQDVKAMVLGSHGDLMVPFPRYSTVNGIPITELLDTDTIRRLVERTRNGGAEIVQLMQTGGAFFAPASSTSIMIESILLNQSRLLPAAAYLEGEYSLKDIFIGVPCRLGRNGLESIVELHLTDEEISALHASAQAVRKQIDRAQEIFAGVRR
- a CDS encoding ABC transporter permease subunit (The N-terminal region of this protein, as described by TIGR01726, is a three transmembrane segment that identifies a subfamily of ABC transporter permease subunits, which specificities that include histidine, arginine, glutamine, glutamate, L-cystine (sic), the opines (in Agrobacterium) octopine and nopaline, etc.) → MKKRKIFLLTLLVAVAIAVTTTIGQSKFLHAAPSVGKETLTMITSPDYPPYEYYDTKGGERKIVGFDIDVANTIAKELGFKLRVMESDFNGLIPAVQAKRADFVMAGMTPTPERRKNVDFSIIYYEAKDTIVAPKGSNLTKPEDLSNKTVGVQLGTIQEQNAKKISQKVLNIKLKQLNKVPEAIQEIKSKRIDAAIVEDTVAKGFAQSNPDLEFHVIPSAAEETGSAIAFPKGSPLVEPFNKVLQKMKDSGELKKLATKWFSLNTTTEVASSSTPTTSQGLNLDFGRIAPDIPFILQGIPITLLFTVLSVFLGLIWGTVLSLFKISGIEPLGWFANAYTSIFRGTPLLLQLALVYYATPQLTGYDIPALQAGVLTFTLNSGAYMSETIRGGIQAVDKGQREAAMSMGVPYWLMMWDVILPQALKNILPALVNETIGLLKDSALVSTIGVVEILRSAQIIGANKYIYFEPLLFAGLIYYVLVMGLTFGASALERRLRRSE
- a CDS encoding DNA-formamidopyrimidine glycosylase, translated to MPELPEVETVRRGLNQLTLNQKITGGDVLLHKTIAYPFSAEEFLTAIQDSTIATWHRRGKYLLAELTCSRRDKEENSTTSSPGWLGVHLRMTGQLLWLHRDEPLHKHARVRLFFQGDRELRFVDQRTFGQMWWVPPGQAPESIITGLAKLAIDPFSPDFTVDYLAGKLKNRHRPIKTALLDQSVVAGLGNIYADEALFSSRILPDTLCTDLQREQIEQLRLCIIQVLETSIEAGGTTFSNFLNVKGINGNYGGVAWVYNRTGEPCRVCGTAILRTRLAGRSSHYCSYCQK
- a CDS encoding amino acid ABC transporter ATP-binding protein, which codes for MSNAVIRTEFLCKSFGKLDVLKDISTEIYQGEVVAILGPSGSGKSTFLRCLNLLERPTRGRVYFNEYDITMPKANISKIRQRLVMVFQHFNLFPHMTVLQNVTYAPIKVKGIDKQEAKTKGLELLTKVGLAEKADVYPAKLSGGQKQRVAIARALAMEPEMILFDEPTSALDPEMVKDVLDVMKGLAQTGITMAIVTHEMGFAREVANRILFLDRGYLAEDATPSEFFQNPHCDRAKQFLEKML
- a CDS encoding NAD(P)H-quinone oxidoreductase subunit O, with amino-acid sequence MAVKKGDMVRAVREKLENSLEAQASDTRFPSYLFETKGEVVDLKGDYALVKFGKVPTPNIWLRLDQLEDFK
- a CDS encoding cyclic peptide export ABC transporter; the protein is MNLIRLLLKTSWQNIVFSVFAGLLSGLSTTGLIALINLTLQGTNLSKIALAISFLGLCGLLLIATTVSQIFISQLVEQVIYELRLLLTRRILACSLRQVEEIGIPRLLAALTQDLQAIAEASVPISLLCVQSALLLGCFAYLSWLSLPLFCLTLILMPIGIISNQYLIYQGRHFLKYARKEQDNLFQHFRTVTEGIKELKLHQQRRQAFLNEDLQTTAEQFRRYRIRAMNLFAIGGTWGLVALFILIGLLLFIVPLVFAIPTSVRSGYALTIVFMLTPVRALLNILPDLLRANIALENINSLGLSLVAQTTESEIAISSVHEPKWNSLQLIGVSHGYRGEREDSHFTLGPIDLTLHPGELVFVVGGNGSGKSTLVKLLTGLYAPETGSIDFDGKPITDANRDWYRQQFSVIFSDFYLFDRLLGLDNGSRDRQTQEYLEKLQLDHKVKVNNGAFSTTALSQGQRKRLALLTAYLENRAIYVFDEWASDQDPLFKKIFYTQLLPELKNQGKAVVVITHDDRYFNLADRIVKLDYGKVEYDRKLRNNN